A stretch of the Polyangiaceae bacterium genome encodes the following:
- a CDS encoding CTP synthase — protein sequence MSRRTKFVFITGGVVSSIGKGLASASIGALMEARGLRVTHMKLDPYINVDPGTMSPYQHGEVYVTDDGAETDLDLGHYERFTSCRLTRQANITTGRIYEAVISKERRGEYLGATVQVIPHITDEIKARVKQATSGADIAIVEIGGTVGDIESLPFLEAIRQLKLEAGHENAVSVHVTLVPFIPTAGELKTKPTQHSVREMREIGIQPDILICRCDRPIARGLKEKIALFSNVPVGSVISAVDVGCIYELPLVLHAEGLDTVLTERLNIWSRDPELSHWKRTVEKFKKPANGSVKIGVVGKYVHLKDSYKSLHEALVHGGLSQDCAVELEYIDSEQIERGSAAAMLSGLDAILVPGGFGDRGVEGKISAIRFARENKVPFFGICLGMQLAVIEYARHVCNLKGASSTEFQKDAAHAVIDLMPDQQGVKDKGGTMRLGAYPCTLLSGSRAAQIYGAGEISERHRHRFEFNNEYREPLTKAGLVLSGTSPDGRLVEIVELPDHPHFVGCQFHPEFKSRPMAAHPLFSHFVAAALRRRDELAASARGEAGQKDASSSVN from the coding sequence GTGAGTCGACGGACCAAGTTCGTGTTCATCACCGGCGGAGTCGTCTCCTCCATCGGCAAGGGACTGGCGAGCGCCTCCATCGGCGCGCTGATGGAAGCGCGTGGCCTCCGGGTCACGCACATGAAGCTCGACCCGTACATCAACGTGGATCCGGGCACGATGTCGCCCTACCAGCACGGCGAGGTCTACGTCACGGACGACGGCGCCGAGACGGATCTGGACCTCGGTCACTACGAGCGCTTCACGTCCTGCCGCCTGACCCGCCAGGCCAACATCACCACCGGGCGCATCTACGAGGCGGTGATCAGCAAGGAGCGCCGCGGCGAGTACCTGGGCGCCACGGTGCAGGTGATTCCTCACATCACCGACGAGATCAAGGCGAGGGTGAAGCAGGCGACCTCGGGCGCCGACATCGCCATCGTCGAGATCGGCGGCACCGTCGGCGACATCGAGTCCCTGCCCTTCCTGGAGGCCATCCGCCAGCTGAAGCTCGAGGCGGGCCACGAGAACGCGGTCAGCGTGCACGTGACGCTGGTGCCGTTCATCCCCACGGCCGGCGAGCTGAAGACCAAGCCGACCCAGCACTCCGTGCGCGAAATGCGCGAGATCGGCATCCAGCCGGACATCCTGATTTGCCGCTGCGATCGCCCGATTGCCCGGGGCCTGAAGGAGAAGATCGCGCTGTTCTCCAACGTGCCCGTGGGCAGCGTGATCAGCGCCGTGGACGTCGGGTGCATCTACGAGCTGCCCCTGGTGCTGCACGCCGAGGGCCTGGACACCGTGCTCACCGAGCGGCTGAACATCTGGTCCCGGGACCCCGAGCTCAGCCACTGGAAGCGCACCGTCGAGAAGTTCAAGAAGCCGGCCAACGGCAGCGTGAAGATCGGCGTGGTCGGCAAGTACGTCCACCTGAAGGACAGCTACAAGTCGCTGCACGAGGCGCTGGTCCACGGCGGGCTGTCCCAGGACTGCGCGGTGGAGCTCGAGTACATCGACTCCGAGCAGATCGAGCGCGGGAGCGCAGCTGCGATGCTGAGCGGCCTCGACGCCATCCTGGTGCCGGGCGGGTTCGGTGATCGCGGCGTGGAAGGCAAGATCTCGGCGATCCGCTTCGCCCGCGAGAACAAGGTGCCGTTCTTCGGCATCTGTCTGGGCATGCAGCTGGCGGTGATCGAGTACGCGCGCCACGTCTGCAACCTGAAGGGCGCCAGCTCCACGGAGTTCCAGAAGGACGCCGCGCACGCCGTCATCGACCTGATGCCGGACCAGCAAGGTGTGAAGGACAAGGGCGGCACGATGCGCCTGGGCGCCTATCCGTGCACGCTGCTCTCCGGCAGCCGCGCCGCGCAGATCTACGGTGCGGGAGAGATCAGCGAGCGGCACCGGCACCGCTTCGAGTTCAACAACGAATACCGCGAGCCCCTGACCAAGGCCGGGCTCGTGCTCTCCGGGACCAGCCCCGACGGGCGGCTGGTCGAGATCGTGGAGCTGCCGGATCACCCGCACTTCGTCGGGTGCCAGTTCCACCCCGAGTTCAAGAGCCGTCCGATGGCGGCGCACCCGCTGTTCAGCCACTTCGTGGCCGCTGCGCTCCGCCGCCGCGACGAGCTCGCCGCCTCCGCTCGCGGCGAAGCCGGCCAGAAGGACGCCAGCAGCAGCGTGAACTGA